The DNA sequence CGTGGCCCTGGTCCACGTCTACATCGTGGTGCTGGAGATGGCGCTGTGGACGACCCCGCGCGGTCGTGCGGCGTTCGGCCTCACGCCCGAGTTCGCCGAGGCGACCCGCACGCTGGCGGGCAACCAGGGCCTCTACAACGGCTTCCTCGCGGCCGGGCTCGTCTGGAGCCTCGTGGGGCCGGAGCACCTGCGCTTCGGGTTCGCCGTCTTCTTCCTGCTCTGCGTCGTCGTGGCCGGGCTGTACGGCGCGGCCACCGCGAGCCGGCGCATCCTGCTCGTGCAGGCCCTGCCGGGCGCCCTGGCGCTGGCCGCCGTCCTCCTCGCCGGCTGACCCTCTCGCCATGGGACTGTGGGCGGACCTCGACCTTCCGCCGGTCCGCACGAGCCGGGCGCGACGGGCCCTGCAGGCCGTGGCGGCCAGCACAGCAGGCGCCCGCGTCGCGAGCCGGGTCGCGGCCCCGCTCGACACCGCCGTGCGCCGGGTGACGAGGGGGCGCACGGCCACCGAGGTCCTTGCCGGGTTGCCGACCGTCGTGCTCACCACGCGGGGCGCCCGCACCGGCCGGGAGCGCCACAGCCACCTCCTCGCCGTCCCGTGCGGGGAGGACGTCGCGGTCATCGGGTCGAACTTCGGCGGGGAGCGCACGCCGGGCTGGGTGCACAACCTGCGGGCCGGTGCGACCGCCGCGGTCGGCTACCGCGAGCGGTCGGTCGCCGTCACGGCCCGGGCGCTCGACGGCGAGGAGGCCGAGCAGGTCTGGACCACGGCCGGCGCGCTCTACGCCGGCTACCCGGCATACCGGCAGCGGGCGGCGCACCGCACGATCACGGTCTGGCTCCTCCAGCCCGCCCCGCCCGGCTGAGGCAGGATGGGACGCATGAGCGAGCAGCCGCGACCGGAAGGCCAGACCAGCCCCGACGCCGAGGGCGACCGCGACCCGCACCGGGTGGTCGTCGTGACCCAGGACGGCATGGGCGTCTCCCACCACGAGGAGAGCGGGGACGGGCCGACCAACCCCGCCGACCTCGTCGAGCAGCCGGCCAAGGTCATGCGGATCGGCTCGATGATCAAGCAGCTGCTCGAGGAGGTGCGCAACGCGCCGCTCGACGAGGCGGGGCGCGCGCGGCTCGCGGAGATCCACCGGCGCTCGATCAAGGAGCTCGAGGACGGCCTGGCGCCCGAGCTCATCGAGGAGCTCGAGCGGATCGCCCTGCCCTTCAAGGAGGACGAGGCCCCGACGGACGCCGAGCTGCGGATCGCGCAGGCCCAGCTGGTCGGCTGGCTGGAGGGCCTCTTCCACGGCATCCAGACCGCGCTGTTCGCCCAGCAGATGGCGGCGCAGCAGCAGCTCGCGCAGATGCGGCGCGCGCTCCCGCCCGGCCAGGGGCCGATGGAGGGCGCCCCCGGGATGCCGGGTGGCCCGGGTCTGGCGCCGGGTGGTCCCGAGCACCGCGAGAGCGGCCCGACCGGCCAGTACCTCTAGCCCCACCGCGGCCGGGTTCCGGCGCCGGTTCGGTTCGCCCGCGGGACCTGCTCAGGTGGTGGGCGCCGCTTCACGCTCGTGGGCTATGCGGCGCAGCGGCGAGAGCCAGGCGTATGCCGCGGCGAGCACGCCGACGGCGACGACGCTCACCATCGCGCGGCGCACGCCCCACTCGTTGGCCAAGCCTCCCGCGGCGAGCGCACCGACCGTCCAGCCGATGCCCCAGGAGAGCATCCGGCCGGCGGTGTTGACCCGGCTGAGCAGGTGCTCCGGCGTGACCTGCTGGCGGTAGGTCAGGGAGTTGATGACGACGAGCTGGTATGCCACACCCCAGCCGACCATCGCGATGACCGCGACGAGCCACGTGGTCGTCGTCGCGACGACGAGGCCGGCCGTGGCCGACACGGGGATCGCGAGCAGCGTGAGCCGGGCGGTCCCCACCCGCCGCAGCAGCCGGGGCGTCAGCCAGGCGGCGAGGATGCCGCCGACGCCCCACATGCTGAAGACGACGCCGAACCGCCACCCGCTGGTTCCGACGCCGAGCACCCGGTCGCACCACGGCACGGCGAGCGCCATGAAGCCGGCGCCGGCCAGCGACTGCAGCGCCCCGATGACCGTGTTGGACCGCACGCCCGCGTGCCGCCACAGGAACCGCTGGCCGTCGCGGATGTCGGCGAGGACCGACCGGGCGCCGACCGCGAACCCGGCCGAGGCGGCTCGCTCGCGGGCGGTGGACAGGGCGCGGCCGATCGACCGGACGAGCAGGGCCGACACGAGGAAGGTGAGGGCGTCCAGCACCAGCAGGTCGGCCGGGTGCAGGACCGCCAGCGCGAGGCCGACCGCGGCGGGGACGCACAGGTCGAGCAGGCCTCCCACGCCCCAGATCGCGGCGTTCGCCTCCCCGACCCGCTCGCGACCGACCAGGACGGGCAGTGCGCCGAAGTTGGCGCCGTCGAAGAAGGTGAAGAGCGACTGGGCGACGAACCCCGCCACGAGCACGTGGGCCACCGTGAGGTGACCCAGCCACCACGCGAGCGGCACCGTCCCGATGACGACGACGTTGGCGAGGTCGGCCCCCACCATGACGCGCTTGCGGTCGAGCCGGTCGCCGACGACGCCCGAGAACAGGCCGAAGAGCAGGTACGGCAGCGCCTCCAGGGTGGTGGTGAGCGCGGTGAGGCCCGGCGAGCCGCTGATCCGGTAGACGAGCACGGGCATGGCGACGGCCGTGACGAGCGACCCGGTCAGCGAGGTGAGGCGCGCCGTCCAGTAGCGGCGGAAGTCCGGGTCGGCGCGCAGCCGGCCGGGGGCGGTGGTCGTCACCCGGACAGTCTGCCCCGGCCGGCCGGGGACGGTGAGGCGCTCGGCGGAACCATGACCCACTCCGGGGCAATCGGTGGGGCGCTGCTGGAAAGTCCGTGGCGGGGCTGCGGAAACCGGCTGTCGGGCGTCGCCACGCACCGATACGTTCGGGACCATGACTGACGCGACGAGTGGGACGACCGGGGCGGGGAGCGCGACCAGCGGGGGCGAGGCGGTCCGGCAGCTGGCCGAGGACTTCGACGCCTGGCAGATGACCACGAACCCGACGTGGGCCCACATGATCGGCGACTACCGCCACGCGGGGCGGTACGAGGACGCGAGCCGGGCCGCGGAGGACGAGCAGGTGGCGGCAGCGCGCGAGTTCGCCCAGCGGGCGCGGGCCATCCCCGACGAGGGCCTGGAGCTGCAGGACCGCATCACCCGCGACATGGTCGGCTTCGACGCCGACAGCCAGGCCGACGTCGCCGCCACGCGCATGGCCGAGCTCAGCGCGAACCCGGTCTTCGGCATCCAGTCCGACCTGCAGGTGACGGTGCCGATGCTCGCCCTGCCGACGGTCGAGGTGGCCGAGGCGATGGTCGACAAGTACCGCGGCATCGGCCGGCACCTGCACGACCTGGCGCAGCGGCACCGCGAGGGCGTCGCCGACGGACGCACGCCCGCGGCATTCGCCGTCGAGGGCGTCGTCGAGCAGGTCGACCAGTGGCTGGCCCTCCCGCTCGAGGACGACCCGCTGCTCGTGACGGCCACGGCGCCGGAGGGGCTCGACACCGACGCGTGGCGGGCCGCGCTGCGCGAGGCGGTCGAGCAGGACGTGCGCCCCGGCCTGGCCCGGTACCGCGACGTGCTGCGCGACGAGGTGGCGCCACACGCCCGCGACGACGAGCACGTCGGCCTCGTGCACCTCCCCGACGGGCCCGCCACGTACGCCACGCTCCTGGCGCACCACACGACGACGTCCCTGTCCGCGCAGGAGATCCACGACATCGGCCTGGCCCAGATCGAGGCGCTCGACGAGGAGTACCGGCAGCTCGGCGGCGAGGTCTTCGGCCTCGAGGACCCGGCCGCGGTCCGCGAGCGCCTGCGCGCCGACCCCGACGGCCGCCACACGAGCAGCGAGGACATCGTCGCGGCGTCCGAGGCCGCGTTCGCCAAGGCCCGCGAGGCGATGCCGCAGTGGTTCGACCGGTTGCCGCAGGCCGACTGCGTCGTCCAGGCGACCGAGCACGGCGCAGCGGCGTACTACTACCCACCGGCCGACGACGGCTCGCGGCCCGGCACGTTCTTCGTCAACACCTCGCCGCCCTCCCGCTGGGGCCGGCACGAGATCGAGGCGCTGGCGTACCACGAGGGCATTCCGGGCCACCACCTCCAGCTCGCCATCGCGGTCGAGCTCACCGACCTGCCGGACTACCGGCGGCACGTCGTGTTCAACGCCTACGCCGAGGGCTGGGGCCTGTACACCGAGCGGCTGTCCGACGAGATGGGCCTGTACTCGGGGCCGCTCGAACGGCTCGGCATGCTCACGATGGACTCGATGCGGGCCTGCCGGCTGGTGGTCGACACCGGCATGCACGCGCTCGGCTGGAGCCGCCAGCAGGCCGTCGACTACATGGCCGGGCACTGCGCGATGGCGCTCGAGGGCGTCCGCGCGGAGATCGACCGGTACGCCACCTACCCGGCGCAGGCGTGCAGCTACATGGTCGGCCGGCTGGAGCTGCTGCGGATCCGGCGCGAGGCGCAGCAGCGCCAGGGCGACGCCTTCGACATCCGGCAGTTCCACAACGCCGTGCTCGACTCCGGGTCGCTGCCCCTGGCCGTCCTCGACACCGTGGTGCAGATCCGCCTGCCCTGAGCTGCAGCCGTCCACACCGTCCCCGGGTCAGGCCACGGGGACGGTGAGCGGTGCCGGCACCTCCGCCACCCGGTGGGCGCGCAGGTGGAGCCCCGCGTCGATGAGGGTCTTGAGGACCACGAGCGCGACGGCCGGCAGCACCGCGGTCGCCCCGACGACGGGGCCGCCGGTGTCGAGCCCGGCCCCGTCACGGGCGATGAGGAACGCGCTGCCGAGGACGACGACGTGCAGCACCACGACGCGGCCGTACGGCTGGGCCATCGCCTGCTGGGGCCCGGTCGTCAGCCGTTCGCCGCGCGCGAACCAGTGCACGCCCGTCGCCACGCCGTGGCTGGCGACCAGCGCGAGCAGGACGAGGAGGTACCCGCCGACGCTGCCGGTCGTCCCGATGCGGTGCGCGAGCCGCCAGGTGAAGATTCCGTGCGCCAGCGTGAACGCGCCGTAGTGCAGGCAGAAGAACCCCATGAAGAAGACCCGCGCCGCCACCGCGGGGATCGCGATCGCCGGCCCGCCCGTGAAGGCCATGGCCGGGGCACCGCTGCGCGTGGGGGCGAGAGCACCCAGAGCGGTCCCGATACGGACCAGCGTCCACACCCCGACCGCGACGTTCTCGAGCCAGAAGACCACGAGGACGTCGCCGGCACCCCAGCGCCCGGTGGCAACGGCCCACAGCGGGGTGGCGTTGGCGAGCACGAGGACGAGCAGCGTGGCCGACCGCGCCGCCCGCGGCGGCAGCGTGGCGGCGAGCGACCCCAGGGCCTGCAGGCCCAGCAGGCGCAACAGCATCGGCGGGACTCCCCCTGCTCGTCCGGTGTGCGACGACGCGAGGGTATGCCGCGTGCCTCCTCGCCCACGCGGCTTCCGGGCCGCCGGTGGCCGAACGGCTGAGTCCGTGCAGAGCCCGGACCCCGGCCCGGACCCCGGCTCGACGCGGCGTCGGACGATTGCCTACACTCATTAGGCAACCGACTGAATGGAGTAGGAATGCCACGCGCCGGACTCACCGCCGAGCGGCTCACCCTCGCGGCGGCCGAGCTCGCCGACGCCGAGGGGCTCGAGGCGGTGACCGCCGCTGCGGTCGCCCGCGGCTTCGGGGTGCGGACCGCCAGCATCTACGCGCACGTCGGTGGCACCCCCGACCTGCGGCGCCGGGTCTCGCTGCTCGCGCTCGACGAGACCGCCGACCTGCTCGCCGACGCGCTGGCCGGGCGCTCGGGCCGCGACGCCCTCGGTGCCCTGGGCGACACCTACCGCCGGTATGCCAGCAGCCACCCCGGTCGCTGGGCCGCGATGCAGACACTGCTGGATGCCGCGACCGCCGCCGACAGCGCCGGGCCCCGCCACGCGGACCTGCTGCGCGCGGTGCTGCGCGGCTACGACCTCAGCGGGGACGCGCAGACCCACGCGGTCCGCCTGGTCGGCAGCGTCGTCCACGGGTTCGTCGACCTCGAGCTCGGCGGCGGGTTCGACCACAGCACGCCCGCGGCCACGAGCAGCTGGACCGCGATCCTCGACGCCGTGCACCACACCCTGCAGACCTGGACCGTCCACGACCCCATCGGAGACCAGCAGTGATCCACACCCCCCTGACCACGGACCTCGTCGTCGGCGTCGCCGAGCTCGAGCAGACCGAGCGGGCGACCCGGCTCCACCGGCTCCCGGCGGCGGCTCGCCTCCGCGCCGGCGGCGACCCCCAGATCCTCATGGCCCAGGCCCAGCCCGCGGGTGCGCGGCTCGCGTTCCGCACCGCCGCCGACCGGGTCGAGCTCGACGTGCTGCCGACCAAGCGGGTCTACCCGGGTGCGCCGCCCCGCCCGGACGGGCGCTACGACGTCGTCGTCGACGGCGAGGTCACCGACGGGCTCGCGGCGGCAGGCGGCGACGAGCTCGTCATCGACCTCGCGACCGGTGTCGCCGAGCTGCACGAGGGCGCGCCCACGACCCTGGCCATCGCCCTGCCGCCGGGCGAGCACGAGGTCGAGGTGTGGCTGCCGCACAACGAGGAGACGGCCCTCGTCGCCCTGCGCAGCGACGCTCCGCTGCTTGCGCTCCCGCGCACACGTCGCCGGTGGGTGCACCACGGCAGCTCGATCAGCCAGGGCTCCAACGCGACCCGCCCGACGGGCACCTGGCCGGTGGTCGCCGCGCGCGCGGCCGACGTCGACCTCGTCAACCTCGGGCTCGGCGGAAGCGCACTGCTCGACCCCTTCGTGGCGACGACCATGCGCGACACCCCGGCCGACCTCGTCAGCCTCGCGGTGGGCATCAACCTCGTCAACGGGGACATGATGCGTCGCCGCGCCCTCGGCCCTGCCCTCCACGGGTACCTCGATACCATCCGCGAGGGCCACCCGACGGCGCCGCTGCTCCTCGTCTCACCGCTGTACTGCCCCATCCACGAGCAGACGCCGGGACCGGCCGCGTTCGACCCCGCGTCCTTCGGCACCGGGCAGCTGCGCTTCGTGGCCACCGGCGACCCGGCCGAGGTCGCAGCGGGTCGGCTCACCCTCGAGGTCGTGCGCGAGGTGCTCGCGGAGGTCGTGGCCGCGCGGGCGGCCGAGGACGGCGCGCTGTATCTCCTCGACGGGCTCACGCTCTACGGGCCAGCCGACGAGGCGCGCCTGCCGCTGCCCGACGACCTGCACCCCGACGCCGAGACCCAGCAGCTGGTGGGCGAGCGGTTCGCCGCCGCGGTCTTCGGCGCGGGCGGGCCGTTCGCGGCCTGACCCCGGCACCTGGGTCAC is a window from the Phycicoccus sp. M110.8 genome containing:
- a CDS encoding DUF1304 domain-containing protein, whose protein sequence is MSVLATVLVTLVALVHVYIVVLEMALWTTPRGRAAFGLTPEFAEATRTLAGNQGLYNGFLAAGLVWSLVGPEHLRFGFAVFFLLCVVVAGLYGAATASRRILLVQALPGALALAAVLLAG
- a CDS encoding nitroreductase family deazaflavin-dependent oxidoreductase — protein: MGLWADLDLPPVRTSRARRALQAVAASTAGARVASRVAAPLDTAVRRVTRGRTATEVLAGLPTVVLTTRGARTGRERHSHLLAVPCGEDVAVIGSNFGGERTPGWVHNLRAGATAAVGYRERSVAVTARALDGEEAEQVWTTAGALYAGYPAYRQRAAHRTITVWLLQPAPPG
- a CDS encoding bacterial proteasome activator family protein — translated: MSEQPRPEGQTSPDAEGDRDPHRVVVVTQDGMGVSHHEESGDGPTNPADLVEQPAKVMRIGSMIKQLLEEVRNAPLDEAGRARLAEIHRRSIKELEDGLAPELIEELERIALPFKEDEAPTDAELRIAQAQLVGWLEGLFHGIQTALFAQQMAAQQQLAQMRRALPPGQGPMEGAPGMPGGPGLAPGGPEHRESGPTGQYL
- a CDS encoding MFS transporter, producing MTTTAPGRLRADPDFRRYWTARLTSLTGSLVTAVAMPVLVYRISGSPGLTALTTTLEALPYLLFGLFSGVVGDRLDRKRVMVGADLANVVVIGTVPLAWWLGHLTVAHVLVAGFVAQSLFTFFDGANFGALPVLVGRERVGEANAAIWGVGGLLDLCVPAAVGLALAVLHPADLLVLDALTFLVSALLVRSIGRALSTARERAASAGFAVGARSVLADIRDGQRFLWRHAGVRSNTVIGALQSLAGAGFMALAVPWCDRVLGVGTSGWRFGVVFSMWGVGGILAAWLTPRLLRRVGTARLTLLAIPVSATAGLVVATTTTWLVAVIAMVGWGVAYQLVVINSLTYRQQVTPEHLLSRVNTAGRMLSWGIGWTVGALAAGGLANEWGVRRAMVSVVAVGVLAAAYAWLSPLRRIAHEREAAPTT
- a CDS encoding DUF885 domain-containing protein, translating into MTDATSGTTGAGSATSGGEAVRQLAEDFDAWQMTTNPTWAHMIGDYRHAGRYEDASRAAEDEQVAAAREFAQRARAIPDEGLELQDRITRDMVGFDADSQADVAATRMAELSANPVFGIQSDLQVTVPMLALPTVEVAEAMVDKYRGIGRHLHDLAQRHREGVADGRTPAAFAVEGVVEQVDQWLALPLEDDPLLVTATAPEGLDTDAWRAALREAVEQDVRPGLARYRDVLRDEVAPHARDDEHVGLVHLPDGPATYATLLAHHTTTSLSAQEIHDIGLAQIEALDEEYRQLGGEVFGLEDPAAVRERLRADPDGRHTSSEDIVAASEAAFAKAREAMPQWFDRLPQADCVVQATEHGAAAYYYPPADDGSRPGTFFVNTSPPSRWGRHEIEALAYHEGIPGHHLQLAIAVELTDLPDYRRHVVFNAYAEGWGLYTERLSDEMGLYSGPLERLGMLTMDSMRACRLVVDTGMHALGWSRQQAVDYMAGHCAMALEGVRAEIDRYATYPAQACSYMVGRLELLRIRREAQQRQGDAFDIRQFHNAVLDSGSLPLAVLDTVVQIRLP
- a CDS encoding DUF6498-containing protein, coding for MLLRLLGLQALGSLAATLPPRAARSATLLVLVLANATPLWAVATGRWGAGDVLVVFWLENVAVGVWTLVRIGTALGALAPTRSGAPAMAFTGGPAIAIPAVAARVFFMGFFCLHYGAFTLAHGIFTWRLAHRIGTTGSVGGYLLVLLALVASHGVATGVHWFARGERLTTGPQQAMAQPYGRVVVLHVVVLGSAFLIARDGAGLDTGGPVVGATAVLPAVALVVLKTLIDAGLHLRAHRVAEVPAPLTVPVA
- a CDS encoding TetR-like C-terminal domain-containing protein; protein product: MPRAGLTAERLTLAAAELADAEGLEAVTAAAVARGFGVRTASIYAHVGGTPDLRRRVSLLALDETADLLADALAGRSGRDALGALGDTYRRYASSHPGRWAAMQTLLDAATAADSAGPRHADLLRAVLRGYDLSGDAQTHAVRLVGSVVHGFVDLELGGGFDHSTPAATSSWTAILDAVHHTLQTWTVHDPIGDQQ
- a CDS encoding SGNH/GDSL hydrolase family protein; translation: MIHTPLTTDLVVGVAELEQTERATRLHRLPAAARLRAGGDPQILMAQAQPAGARLAFRTAADRVELDVLPTKRVYPGAPPRPDGRYDVVVDGEVTDGLAAAGGDELVIDLATGVAELHEGAPTTLAIALPPGEHEVEVWLPHNEETALVALRSDAPLLALPRTRRRWVHHGSSISQGSNATRPTGTWPVVAARAADVDLVNLGLGGSALLDPFVATTMRDTPADLVSLAVGINLVNGDMMRRRALGPALHGYLDTIREGHPTAPLLLVSPLYCPIHEQTPGPAAFDPASFGTGQLRFVATGDPAEVAAGRLTLEVVREVLAEVVAARAAEDGALYLLDGLTLYGPADEARLPLPDDLHPDAETQQLVGERFAAAVFGAGGPFAA